One genomic window of uncultured Campylobacter sp. includes the following:
- the rlmN gene encoding 23S rRNA (adenine(2503)-C(2))-methyltransferase RlmN, translating into MKNIFDFTMKELENFVEPKFRAKQIYEWIYKKNVDDFAQMLNLPKEIRQSLAQNFYLDPLECVRSETSSDGSIKYLFALKDGKTIESVLLSMKDELRDENEKVVRHARYSICVSSQVGCKIGCTFCLTAKGGFVRNLTPGEIVAQIWLIKKMNAIPYERRVNVVYMGMGEPLNNLDNVAKAVQILKENDGLAIAPRRQTISTSGLSTQIKKLGEMDLGVLLAISLHAVDDELREKLMPINRAYNIASIMQAVREFPIDLRKRVMFEYLMIDGVNDRPSDAKTLVKLLHGIRAKVNLIYFNPHEGSSFGRPSPENMVKFQDYLCAHGITCTIRQSKGLDISAACGQLKQRNEQGKIPAQNGVNMDKILKR; encoded by the coding sequence AAATTTACGAATGGATTTACAAAAAGAACGTGGACGACTTCGCACAAATGCTAAATCTACCAAAAGAGATCCGTCAAAGCTTAGCTCAAAATTTTTATTTAGATCCACTTGAATGCGTCAGATCCGAAACAAGTAGTGATGGCAGTATCAAATATCTTTTCGCTCTCAAAGATGGCAAGACGATAGAAAGTGTCCTGCTATCGATGAAGGATGAGCTGCGAGATGAAAACGAAAAAGTTGTAAGACACGCGCGCTACTCAATCTGCGTAAGTTCGCAAGTGGGTTGTAAAATTGGCTGCACCTTTTGCCTGACAGCAAAAGGTGGCTTCGTACGGAATTTAACTCCAGGCGAGATCGTGGCTCAAATTTGGCTCATCAAGAAAATGAACGCGATCCCGTACGAGCGCCGTGTCAATGTCGTATATATGGGGATGGGCGAACCGCTTAATAACCTAGACAACGTTGCCAAAGCCGTGCAAATTTTAAAAGAAAACGACGGACTCGCCATAGCGCCGCGTCGCCAAACGATAAGTACGAGCGGACTTTCTACGCAGATAAAAAAGCTTGGCGAAATGGATCTTGGCGTGCTGCTTGCAATCTCGCTGCATGCAGTGGATGACGAACTGCGTGAAAAACTAATGCCGATAAATCGCGCCTACAATATCGCATCGATCATGCAGGCGGTGCGCGAGTTCCCAATCGATCTGCGAAAGCGCGTGATGTTTGAATACCTAATGATCGATGGCGTAAACGATCGCCCAAGCGATGCCAAAACGCTAGTGAAGCTTCTGCACGGCATCCGCGCAAAAGTAAATCTGATCTATTTTAACCCGCACGAAGGCTCGAGCTTTGGCAGACCAAGCCCCGAAAATATGGTGAAATTCCAAGACTATCTATGCGCGCACGGTATTACCTGTACGATCCGCCAGAGCAAGGGGCTAGATATCAGTGCGGCGTGCGGACAGCTCAAGCAAAGAAACGAGCAAGGTAAAATTCCAGCTCAAAATGGCGTCAATATGGATAAAATTTTAAAAAGATAG